The following are encoded together in the Methanosarcina flavescens genome:
- a CDS encoding GNAT family N-acetyltransferase has product MKIRPETLSDCPAITEVNNLAFGQPNKGKLVENLRKNPKFIPELSLVAEIDWKIAGHILFFPVVIKLENSEEKEIMSLAPVAVLPEFQRQGIEGELIREGLKACQRLGYDSVIFLGHPEYYPKFGFKPANKWRITDPFGVPNEAFMALELKVEALEGAGGVVEYPGEFLEV; this is encoded by the coding sequence ATTAAAATCCGCCCCGAAACTCTTTCAGACTGCCCGGCAATAACCGAAGTAAACAATCTTGCCTTCGGGCAGCCCAATAAAGGAAAACTAGTTGAGAACCTCAGGAAAAATCCAAAGTTTATTCCCGAACTTTCGCTTGTGGCTGAAATTGATTGGAAAATAGCTGGCCACATTCTCTTTTTCCCTGTAGTTATCAAACTGGAGAACAGCGAAGAAAAAGAAATTATGTCACTTGCCCCTGTTGCAGTTTTACCTGAGTTTCAGAGGCAGGGCATAGAAGGCGAACTTATAAGAGAAGGGCTCAAAGCCTGCCAGCGGCTGGGATACGATTCTGTTATATTTCTTGGGCATCCTGAATATTATCCTAAATTCGGGTTTAAGCCGGCAAATAAGTGGAGAATAACTGATCCTTTTGGCGTGCCGAATGAAGCGTTTATGGCGCTGGAATTAAAGGTAGAAGCACTTGAAGGGGCAGGCGGGGTCGTAGAGTATCCGGGCGAGTTTCTTGAGGTTTGA
- a CDS encoding ABC transporter permease produces MIPLFSAGKIALGSIRSAKLRSTLTILGIVIGVAAVIANVSLGASFNQHFTNEVTNLGSNFIYIQGMQPKLFYDNELKIVENTPGISGVSPLKSQTAEVTYMSETKNIMVSGVGESYDEVANTKLQKGDFIADNDGYVAVIGHKVANEKFDRNISARSSINITFTVGENEKVSKTFKVKAIIQNPENTVVQAYDDNEAVIIPIDVMNKILGEKDYGGIFAMAEDPATIQETSDEVDERLARNFGISERALEDKEARPYFIINQAEILKQTDMMAAALSSFLTTVALISLLVGSIGIMNIMLVSVTERTREIGVLKSLGFTSFDILFLFMVESVLLGVFGGILGSIVGIAGAYSVETFLKLPVIFPFNLIAAGFFVAVFVGFVSGVYPARKAAKMKPVDSLRHE; encoded by the coding sequence ATGATCCCCCTTTTCAGTGCAGGAAAAATCGCGCTTGGAAGCATTAGAAGTGCAAAGTTGCGTTCAACCCTTACCATACTTGGAATTGTCATAGGAGTTGCAGCCGTAATTGCAAATGTATCCCTCGGGGCAAGTTTCAACCAGCATTTTACAAATGAAGTGACCAACCTGGGGTCGAACTTTATCTATATCCAGGGAATGCAGCCCAAGCTTTTTTACGATAATGAGCTCAAGATTGTTGAAAATACGCCCGGAATTTCGGGAGTTTCGCCTTTGAAGTCACAGACCGCAGAAGTCACGTACATGTCCGAAACCAAAAATATCATGGTTAGCGGTGTCGGGGAATCTTATGATGAGGTAGCGAATACAAAGCTTCAGAAAGGGGACTTTATCGCCGACAATGACGGGTACGTGGCTGTCATCGGGCACAAGGTTGCAAACGAAAAGTTTGATCGTAACATTTCTGCCCGGAGTTCCATAAACATAACCTTCACGGTAGGAGAAAATGAAAAAGTTTCAAAGACCTTTAAAGTCAAGGCAATAATCCAGAACCCGGAAAATACTGTTGTCCAGGCATATGACGACAATGAGGCTGTTATTATCCCGATCGATGTCATGAACAAGATTCTTGGCGAAAAAGATTATGGCGGGATTTTTGCAATGGCTGAGGATCCTGCGACGATTCAGGAGACTTCGGATGAAGTAGATGAACGTCTTGCCCGAAATTTTGGGATCTCCGAGAGGGCACTTGAAGATAAAGAGGCTCGTCCTTATTTCATCATCAATCAGGCTGAGATCTTAAAACAAACAGATATGATGGCAGCAGCCCTCAGTTCTTTCCTGACGACCGTTGCGCTGATCTCTCTGCTGGTCGGCTCTATAGGGATAATGAACATTATGCTCGTAAGCGTGACTGAAAGAACAAGGGAGATAGGAGTGCTCAAATCCCTGGGATTCACAAGCTTTGATATCCTTTTCCTTTTCATGGTTGAGTCAGTCTTACTTGGAGTTTTCGGAGGCATTCTCGGTAGTATAGTAGGAATTGCAGGCGCATACAGCGTTGAGACCTTTCTCAAGCTTCCTGTCATATTTCCTTTCAACCTCATAGCAGCCGGATTTTTTGTGGCTGTGTTCGTGGGCTTCGTCTCGGGAGTCTACCCTGCAAGGAAAGCTGCAAAAATGAAACCTGTAGACTCACTCAGGCACGAGTGA